Genomic DNA from Ctenopharyngodon idella isolate HZGC_01 chromosome 1, HZGC01, whole genome shotgun sequence:
AATTACTCTATTGAAACAGAAGAGGTATCATTCACTTTCCTGTCCTCTCACATGTCCTCTCACACGCATAGGTCACACAAAAAAGTAGCCCATGTGACTTATgatatatttcaagtcttcttaagtcatatgatagctttgtgtgaggaaacgACTAAGTAAAAACTAAGTAATTATTAATGCTAAAATTTAatctttcataaaaatgtttatgtacactatactgtttaaaagtttaaggtTTGGTACAAGTTTTGAACGTTTTAAACTGTTTagtattgtaatatattttaaaatgtaatttattcctgtgatcaaatgctttagtcttcagtgtcacatgatcattcagaaatcaatctaatatgaTGATCATACTATATTGAAAtcagttttgttgtttattattaatatcaatacatttttcaggatttcatttttgatgaatagaaagttcaaaacaacagcatttatttgtaatagaaatcttttgtaacatttactgacacttttgatcaatttaaaggtgcaatatgtaaaaattttgtccactagaggcctattcaaaacaaaggcgtaacttgatgatgccaagtttgagtgtggaatcttgggacatgtggtcttcaactcaacggacggtgcaaaataatagggataggactcgggaagaaatcatgttcatggatgcggttattaacgttactgtagcttttctggtcatgattatgaggtaacgcagctctgtttatcatattagatacacttgagagtgttgaaaatgttataacgttactctgtgcgttcgctcggtggctgctgtgagacacttgttacacactgcagtaagatagatcgattttagaatatcatattaaatgctggatggcttgtgttgataaatagcatgcatttcattttaaaacgtattgtatgatggagaaaattctgtattactgttactaaaaataaagttgtatctgattatgctatgttagctccTTCagaaaaatagtgtttttctctgaggcagcggtaaagcatggtactcacaaaaaaatcaagaaaattagatttaaacaataagactaaacgcgTTGAGCTAtgtaacaataattagttttctgtctataaatatgtcaaaacagttgtttccttgtatattaaaaagtgtaatatattaaagtgtctttggtgttttcatggtttctacaaaataaaaccggaacccggttaacgcgggtatgacgcaattgacaggtgactcctcacacgtcccggagccttggttaaaattgcaactgaacaaaatatataatactggcctagtggtttttggatattttactgcaaaaatattacatattgcacctttaatgcttccttgctaaataaaactattCTTTTCCTTGTCACTGAAtttgaccccaaacctttgaatgatagtgtatatcttaagtaaatttttgtgtgaattgttcttttaactagttgttgATTACGCTAATTTCAAACTTTGTATGAACGCATTCAAACGCATCTTCTGTAAATCCTGTGCGAGTCTCAGtgaattgtttgttttattcccCACAGACTGAGAATAAATCAACCTGTGaaagaaagaataaaacatGCGAGACGTCCATTGAGTTTTCTGAGCACAGAGGAGTGTACTGTGTCAATCTGACAGGAAAGTTTGGACAGAGACCACTCAATCCTAGAAGCAGCTGTTTCGAAGGAGACATAAGAATCTGTAAGTGCAGTTTCAACAAACTTCCACTGATTTCTACAGCAGATAATAGTGGAAACACAGCATCCCTGTAAACAGTGCTTGAAATATAGACAAAtataagtgtttttatttacatatatattttattagttcATATCTATGATGACTTTactattatttcaaaatatttaaaaaaaactgttttcttgattttaatcgattccCATTTTTATGAACCGATTTAAATTTTTAGTCTATGCTATTTTCAGGTGATGCATGAACTAAACATTTGCAGCACGCCTCTTATCCAGTGAATCACATTAAGCTTTgagctttgttacttttgatatgaaagtCTTAGCAAATTTGTCAATTATATTAAGACATTCAtacaataaatgccgttttggtGCTCTAATGTGGCGTGAtggatcgctgtagcgcctcaattcaagcggcacgtgaaccaatcatctcttccgctttattactagttacagcaccaaataaacaagtgaacatcagaaggtatgttaaaagatacagtacaacttactgaaattatTCATGTGATCACTTAATTATGGTTTCGACAACAGCAGAAAGACTTTAATTAATCATCTTTTAAACAATGTCATAATGTtaaatttacctcagaaaagcttGATAGacagctagaaaaattaactctagagaCGAGCATTTGCTAAATAcatgcactatattacatatttgttttatttttacttaaactGTTCTTCAGTATTTTATGCATTTGCATAAATCCATCACGTTTGATGGATTTATGCAAGTTTCATCAGTTTTAATCAACTGTTTGATGTTTACAAGTCACTTAAAAAAACGAGTCAGAGTAGAAACATAATGTCATtaaaagttataaaacattattattaaaaatgccttatgtgcaatttaaatgtttgtataccAATCaattgttaattttaattttttttccttggaaaaaaaatagacaTGTACTGTACCTGCTATATATATCCAAATTAATCAATATCAAATCGAATAGAATTgaaattgcaagcttgtgaatcgaaattgaatcaaatcatgaaatttgtgtcaatgcccagccctattttaaaatgttgaaacTAACATTGTGAAACTAACATAATTAGTTATTAGTAGATGCATGGAAACTTTTGACTTCCAACAAATTAGGTTTCCAGTTAAAGCAGTTTACCAAAGCAAATGATTTTTTACACACGAGACAAAACAAACACTGTACAAGCTCACGGGTACCAAGTATGAAACACAAACCTAGCAATACTGAAggataataaaaaacaaacccaACAATAAATACATGCACAGCTGAGGATGATGTAATTCACTGATGTTTCTCATTCTTCCACCCAGATCCATCGTTCACCATGTACCTGTATCCAGTGATGGGAGTCGTCTTAACGTTGATTTTCATAACCGTCATCATTATGCTGCTAGCGAAGAAATTCAACTCAGGAATTAAGAAGAATGCTATCACTGCATTTCCCAAGTTTTTGGTAAGTTTTTGTTTGACCTGATTGTTTGACCTGACCTAAATTGTTTAGTAAAAAATTCTCATGTAATTGCTGGATTGTATTGAATTCACCAAATTGTGTAAGAATAGTTGCACAAACAATTTACACAAAATCATAATCATCatattttttatctgtttatgTAATCACTGGTGCACAATCCAATTTAAGCAAGACATCAAAAGacataaatatttatgaaatgAACAGCTCTACAGTGTCACAGTTTCTAGTTTGTTTGAGTTTAGACTTTCCAAATTTGGACGTGTCAGTTAAAAAAATGAAGGCAGAAAGAATTTTGAATGTATAATTTGTACATTTGGTGAAAAGTTGATAAAGAATGGGTATAAAGTTGACTACTATCCATCTAATATTCCAGACAACTTTAAACAAGCAACTCCTCAACATCAGCAttgttatcgttaactaaaactagttttttgttgttgttgttttgttttgtttttttggtaatttaaaaaagctgaaatgaaaaaaagtataaatatgagatgaaaaacttaaatgagAAATGGTGAAGCTGGAACAAAAATAAGTTTgtagttgaagtactaaaattactaaactaaatctgatataaacatatattaaagcttaatagaaatattaaaaaaatttaaaaaatgacaaaaacaacaaaatgactaaaaacttaaacttaaattaattgaaaactgaaaatataataataaatgctatttcaaaattgttaaaaattgtttttggtaattgaaataaagctgacttaaaatataaatattagacgaaaacttaaatttaaataaaatcttaagaaaacaagacatgttaccttggcaactaactgaaataaaataagccgaagtactaaaactattaaaactacaataacaaataaattaaataaatttaaaaagcacataaaattactaaaattaattgaaaaactgaaaatataaaaataaatgctatttcaaaatattatataataaaatatattacatattagaaaaaaataaaaatcaagaaaactagacATGTTACCTTGGCTAACTAACTGAAATACAATAAGTTGAAgtaataaaatgactaaaactaaaataaaatatagcagAACATACTAAACTGTTTGCAAAactaaaattcaaataaaaatgaaaatataaaaataaaagctattttaaaaagttactaaatactagaatagtatataaataatgctaaaaaaaaaccaaacacaaATCACCATTCAAATGTGGGCTGACAAATCTGAGCTGGTAAACCACATGCGACTCTGATTAAAAGGGaaggttcacccaaaaatgaaatgtttgtaatcatttactcgACCTCATGTGGTTCCAGACCAATGACTGTCTGTCTTCTGTGCAACACAAAAGATCAGTGTTTTTATGTCCTTACGATAAAAGTCAATGGGACCAGTGTGGTTTGGTTCCTAATGTTCTTCCAAACAtctttttaggtgaactatccctttaattagcTAGTTTTTAATAAGATTTGTCTTGGTCTCTCTGGTGCGAACTTGTTACAGCAGCATTCCTGCACAGGGCTGGGTGACTGTAAATTGTCTCTTTCTGGTTTGGTAGGTTTTCAACCCAGCATCAACAGACCAGTGCAAAGTGCTGAGTGTGAAGCCGGAGATTATGGACAGCAAAGTGCAGATCGAACCGGTCAGGGATCCTCACGAACAAACCACGTTAATAGAGATGTACAGCGATGAGGAGCAGTCCTCCGGTGACAGGGATGTGGGAAGAGGTGACTCAGACAATCAATGTGCATATGGGCCTAATATGCTTGATGAAGATGAGCCGGGCAACCTTTCGGATGGCTACGACAGTCCACACGTCGACGTACTCAGTCTGTAGATGAGTCGTGGAGATACGGTGAATGTTTATGGATCCTAGAGACTCCCCAAGGCACTCCTTGGATTGCTTCCAGAGGTTTAGAAGTGAAGGAAAGTCCCATACAGACAGTAAAAGCACCTGCTGCCAGGATGTTCTGGGAACATGACACAGGTTGGgggctgttcaaacaaatacaAGCCCTCATATGACATCATGAAATGGAATTCCCCCGAGGTTTTCCGGTTCATGGCAGAATGGAAAAATCATGTGTTTGGCATTTGTCTTCATTACTGACACTCCCTTTATTTGAATTGAAACTCCTTTTGAATTGACACTAGTTCAGGGGGGGTAAGCATAATGCTTATAGTTGTTGCTACATGTGGTAGTTTGATCTACAGGTCGGCCAGAATCACATCATTTGGCCTTTGAACAAAGATTTACAACATCATTTACAAGTACTGCTCAGGTCATGTGACTCGTGTCATTGGATTTGTGTTGTATTCTCGCACGTCTCGTCGGAATTACCACCATTGCAAAATAACTTGCATTTTGTGTTTCTGTGGCAACACTCACAACACCAAACGGATCATTCATTCACCTctatatttatcttttttttttaaatatgaaatgcaCCAAGGTATCATGAGCAATAATAGAATGGCACATCAAACAgaaatgtacactaccgttcaaatatTTGTGGTCAGAAAGtattttttcagcagggtagcCTTAATAAGAGTcttccttcaaaaacataaaaaaaatcttaccgaccccaaacgtttgaacggtagtgtatgcaGTTAACTCTTATAAAATACGTCCAGCTTGCAATTACAATTTCcagcaaaaacatgaacattagAGCGCATTGTCATGTAGCAGATCTTCAAGCTCACTCCAGATGAAAACAGGAACTTTTATTTCAGGTCAAAGTTGTTTATTATTCAGATCATTTGAATGACATTTATGCACTTTGTCTAATCATGGTAGAGGAGAAGAGAATTTCATCATAATGAACCGGGAAGCCACTTTATAAGCCATCTGTCCTTACAGGCAGCTAATAGTTTGCATTAAGTTCATTATTGTGCCACTGGTGAAAatgtgattgattttttttttcctcccagaatgttttttttaattttttttattaaaagcgGGGTGGGTATtctatgaaaaaaatagtacttgtgttttaatgtgtatgtgtgtttttataaactttttagAATGTGATGAATaggtttaattacatttttgtacatatatatttacCTTTAAACAGTCAAGCCTGATAAACAGAACAGTTTCTATAGATTCCATTCATTATGATGTATCCATGGCAACACTATTCATAAACATCATTTAGAACTGCTTATACACTGCATGAGATAAAACATGGAAGTCCTGGTAAGGTAAATTATGTCATGTACTGCAACACACGTGTTTCAGTAAGGTCCTATAGTGTCCGCTGGTGTTGGGAACGTGTCGCAGTGGTTTTGACAGTCTCTGGAGTGTCTCTGCCGTCCTACGAGAGCTTCAGGCCCTGAACGTTTGCTCTTAAATTAACCATCTGTTTCTCCTGCATCTGTTTCTCCTGTTTGAATGCCAGTTTGTTTGCCTTCTTCTCCGTCCTCCTCTCCTGAAACAATGAAGGGGAAAATATGAATGCCAGGGTGCTTTTTAGCTATACATGCTGCTAAGTGATTAATTACCAGTgttgggaaagttacttttaaaagtaatgcattacaatattgtgttactccctaaagtaactaattacattactttttatgaaaagtagtgcgttacattactttagcggtactttttctcacctggtttttaataacaacaaaaaaagttctatttttagTTAATATAAAAGCCCTTTCacaacaaaagtgaaatgaataagcctcaggctgaaggaaatggaatgtttttcactttttctaaagtcatttttgcttattagtacggttgaattagatcattgaaggtcagcagtaaagacattggttaataaagtgagattaaatacaaagTATATTTGTATGATTTAACATATTAGAATATTGCACAAACCCTGCAATAATTAAAGATTGCATTCCACTGTTTTTATCCGTTTTGAGAAATACTGACTCTGTTTTTTCTTATTCTGATGGATTTTTCCACTTGCTTTAttgtaaaacaagaaaaaaaaaaagccaagtCTCCTCAACAAGCTAATAACGTTGGACAGGCAATAGCGCAGAGGAAACAGGTAGATAATCATCGGTAATTACAACATAAACTGCAAcagattgatatttaaaataattttcagcaTGACGCATGAGATTACGCACCTTCCTCTCGGTCTTGATGGCCTGTTTCCTGGCTCTCCTCTCCTCTGCGCTCTCGTCCCGTGAGCGGGGCTGCGTTGAGACTCTGGGCAGGTCCGAGTCGTTTATCCTCTCCATCCTTTCCACCTGTTTAGCCGTCGGGCCTCGTTTCGCCAAAACGTCCAGAGGAATCCCTGTCTTACTGGACACTCGGATCTGCTTGGGCTGCAAACATACTTACAATTAattcatttggcagatgcttttatcaaaACCAACTTATATTGCTTTCAAAATATACATGTTATCACTTCATGCATTCCCTAGAAATTGAACCCATAACCTTGGGGTTGCAAGCGGCATGCACTAGTCTACTGTTTGTATTACAGTACGTGTCACGTTTTACCAGCTGTGTTTTAAAGCTCTGTAAATCCTTTTGTATCTATATCCATCCCTGTGAACAAACATCGTTTGCCATAATGACCTCTGTAATGTGTTGTGGTCAAGATACATCACATGCAAACTATTGTAAATAGAGAGTAAACACAGCGTAGGTTTGTGTGTGACACATAATAACAGCATTATTAGTCACATATACTATGAATGAACTCaatgaataatgcattaaaaatccATTAACTGCATGAGTAATATTTGTTAAGATTAATGTGATCAATTGAATAATACAAGATCACATCACATTTCAGGAAAGATCACTATCTTATTGTTACAAATATAGTATGTTTGCTTCTGTGTCTGTGCTGTAGGTGAAATCATTCATACACGTAATTCAAACCACATCTTAAATTTGGTTC
This window encodes:
- the ifngr1 gene encoding interferon gamma receptor 1; this translates as MRIQIYISVTVLILVQKSASEAVSRPPPPANVSIQCDSYGVEARWKYPDLSRDVHFFVEVNDFSERKNKTTQNLSLNISSMLFNPEFNRYFVTVRAVRGGQESDLCESAIFSFNTNADSKIKCYLDFPEVELFPKDGKLHVQFINPPYLYGDTPALRNLNDDLNYSIETEETENKSTCERKNKTCETSIEFSEHRGVYCVNLTGKFGQRPLNPRSSCFEGDIRIYPSFTMYLYPVMGVVLTLIFITVIIMLLAKKFNSGIKKNAITAFPKFLVFNPASTDQCKVLSVKPEIMDSKVQIEPVRDPHEQTTLIEMYSDEEQSSGDRDVGRGDSDNQCAYGPNMLDEDEPGNLSDGYDSPHVDVLSL